The Halichoerus grypus chromosome 9, mHalGry1.hap1.1, whole genome shotgun sequence genome has a window encoding:
- the TCF21 gene encoding transcription factor 21: MSTGSLSDVEDLQEVEMLDCDGLKMDSSKEFVTSNESTEESSNCEAGSPQKGRGGLGKRRKAPTKKSPLSGVSQEGKQVQRNAANARERARMRVLSKAFSRLKTTLPWVPPDTKLSKLDTLRLASSYIAHLRQILANDKYENGYIHPVNLTWPFMVAGKPESDLKEVVTASRLCGTTAS; encoded by the exons ATGTCCACCGGCTCGCTCAGCGATGTGGAGGATCTTCAAGAAGTGGAGATGCTGGACTGTGACGGGCTGAAAATGGACTCGAGCAAAGAGTTTGTGACTTCCAACGAGAGCACCGAGGAGAGCTCCAACTGCGAGGCGGGGTCTCCCCAGAAGGGCCGCGGAGGCCTGGGCAAGAGGAGGAAGGCGCCCACCAAGAAGAGCCCCTTGAGCGGCGTCAGCCAGGAGGGGAAGCAGGTCCAGCGCAACGCGGCCAACGCGCGCGAGCGGGCCCGGATGCGGGTGCTGAGCAAGGCCTTCTCCAGGCTCAAGACCACCCTGCCCTGGGTGCCCCCGGACACCAAGCTCTCCAAGCTGGACACGCTCAGGCTGGCGTCCAGCTACATCGCGCACTTGAGGCAGATCCTGGCTAACGACAAGTACGAGAACGGTTACATTCACCCGGTCAACCTG ACGTGGCCCTTTATGGTGGCGGGGAAACCCGAGAGTGACCTGAAAGAAGTGGTGACCGCGAGCCGCTTATGTGGAACCACAGCGTCCTGA